Below is a genomic region from Thermithiobacillus tepidarius DSM 3134.
TCGCCTGCGGCGCGGCGGGTGTCGGCGGCCTGCGCGGCCTGCCGGGCCGTCTCGGCGGTCACGGTGATGTAGGCGTTCAGGCCGGGGTTGACGGCGTCGATGCGGGCCAGCAAGGCATCGGTCAGCTCGCGCGAGGAAAAGCGCCGCTCGGCCAGGCCGGCGGCCATCTCCGTCAGCGTCAATGCGGTCAGATCTGTGGCGGACAAAGGATCATCCTTGGCTTCGCGAAGTGGGCTGGGTACTGCGTACGGGAAAGCGGAGGATCGCGCGGACTACTCGATCACTTTGGGTACCAGGTAGAGGCCGGCCGCCTGGTTGGGGGCCGTGGCCATGAGCTTCTCCCGCTCATCGGCGTTGGTGACCTCGTCGGGCCGCAGGCGTTGGCTGAGGTCCAGCGGATGCGCCATGGGCGACACGCCCTCCGTGTGGATGGCCTGCATCTCGGCGATCATGCCCAGGATGCTTTCCAGCTGGGCAGTCATCGCCGCCACGTCCGCGGGCGCCAGTTCCAGCCGGGCCAGGTGGGCAACGTGTTCGACGGTCTTCTGATCCAGGGACATGGCAGCTCCAACCGGTTGTTTGCAAAAAATCCTCCCAATGATACCGGTTGGAACGCGCCAATGCCAGACCGGGCGGCCTCCCGGCGGCGCCAGGCGCTCCCTTGGTCAAATCGCGTCTTTGTCCTATCTTCCCGGATGCGGTATAAAACCGTTGCACTGTGCGGCCGGTCTCCGGCGAAGGCACGATCGATTCACCTAACCAGAAGGTAGTTTGCATGCGTTATCACGGCATTACTTTGGGCATGATCCTGGCTGCTCTGGCGGCGCCGGCGAGCGCGCTGGATTTCCAGCCGTCGCTGGGCGTGGAGCAGGCCAACATCTCCGGCACGGTGCAGACCGATGCCGAAACCACGGTGGACCTGAAATCGGATCTGGGCCTGGACAAGAGCAATCCGGTCGTTGCCGGCTTCCGCATCGGGGCGGGCAAGCATAGCTTCAGCTTCCGCTACGTGCCCTACAGCTTCTCCGGGGATTCCACCATCAGCCGCAGCATCACTTTCAACGGCCGCACCTTCGGAGTGAACGAGCGGCTGCATTCGGAAGTGGACCTGAAGGAGTACGCGGCGGACTACCGCTACAAGCTGCTGCGCACGCCCGTGGCCTATGCCAGCCTGGGGTTGGGCCTGAACGTCTTTGATGCCCGCATCGACATCCGCAGCCAGTCGGGCCTCAACAACGCCCAGGAGGAGTTGACCGCGCCCATTCCGACGCTTGGCGCTTCCGCCGGCGTGAGCCTGCCGCTGACCGGCCTGTCGGTGAACGGCGATCTCTCCGGCATCGGCTACGGCGGCAATCGCTACATCAATGCCGACGCCAACGTGGACTACAGCCCTCTGCCCTTCGTCGGCATCAAGGCGGGCTACCGTTACCGTGAACTCAAGTTCGACGTGAGCGACACCAAGGCGGACATCCGGCTCAAGGGCCCCTATGTAGCCGCCTACGTTGGCTTTTAGTATGCTAGGGCGTTAGCGCGGTCTGGCCGCGTCGACATTCCTAGAGGAGAGCAAGACCGATGGATAAAGCCGCTTTGAATCAACGCTGCGTGACCCTGTTTCAGAACCCGCGGGTGAAGCTGCGCCTGTGGAACCCGCGCATGTTCTGGAAGGTGGAGGACAAGCTGAGCGCCAAGCCGGAGAGCTGGTCCGAGCCCAAGGTGGACCTGTGCGAACTGGAGGTGCTGCTGAGCGCCGCCGCTTACGAGCCTTCCCAGTGCGCCGAGAAGGTGAACCAGCAGGAGCCCGGCCGCGCCGACTTCATCGCCCGCCAGGCACGCGGCGGGATGCGGCCGCTGCTGAAGGGCGCTGCCTGAATCCAGGCACCCGCAAGAAACCGGGCCGCTGGTCCGGTTTTTTATTGTCCGGCGTCGGGGTGAAAAGTGGCCAGGGCGGTGCGCACGGCCGCGAGAGTGTCCCGGAAAGCGGGATTTCCGGCATCCAGCTCCACCGCCTTCTGGGCATGGGGCAGGGCATCGGACGGCTTCTTCAGGTCGAGCAGGGTTTGTGCCAGGTTGTTGTGGAGCACGGCGCTGTCGGGATGCTTGGCCAAGCCGTCCCAGAAGGCCTGCACCGCGCCCGGCCGGTCGCCGTCCGCATAGCGGCTGTTGCCGAGGCCGAGGGCCGCTCCCAGACTGTCCGGCCAGCGCTTCAACGCCGTTTCGTAGGCCTGGGCTGCGGCGGCCCAGCGGCGTGCCTTTTCAAGGCCCAAGGCCGCGGTCAGAAAGGGCTCCTGCTGCGCGGTGGCCGGCAAGGCGGTGGGCGGCAGCACCAGCAGCCCCCAGCGTCCGCCGCGCGCCCAGGTGCGCTCGAACACGCGCAGGGGCATCAGCTGTCTGGCCTCGCGGCCCGAGCGCAGGATCAGATCGCCCGACCCCAGGTCGTAGCCGACCACCACGGCGTAGTGCCAGCGCGGATACCAGTTGAAGGCGAGATTCTGCAGGATGATGACAGGATGCCCGGCCGCCATCTCGCGCAGCAGATCCTCCAGATCCGGGCGGATTACATAGGCCAGCGCCCCATGGCGGCGGGCGGCACCGATGAGATCCATCTGCAGGCTGCCGGCGCGGCCCGGCG
It encodes:
- a CDS encoding PA2778 family cysteine peptidase, whose amino-acid sequence is MGRLWSLFLLVAVLSLVGCASTPQSDRLLGGPASMGGLPPRQELTQVPFFPQEALQCGPASLAMAMNYLPGAGLTPEALLNEVYTPGRAGSLQMDLIGAARRHGALAYVIRPDLEDLLREMAAGHPVIILQNLAFNWYPRWHYAVVVGYDLGSGDLILRSGREARQLMPLRVFERTWARGGRWGLLVLPPTALPATAQQEPFLTAALGLEKARRWAAAAQAYETALKRWPDSLGAALGLGNSRYADGDRPGAVQAFWDGLAKHPDSAVLHNNLAQTLLDLKKPSDALPHAQKAVELDAGNPAFRDTLAAVRTALATFHPDAGQ
- a CDS encoding porin family protein, whose protein sequence is MRYHGITLGMILAALAAPASALDFQPSLGVEQANISGTVQTDAETTVDLKSDLGLDKSNPVVAGFRIGAGKHSFSFRYVPYSFSGDSTISRSITFNGRTFGVNERLHSEVDLKEYAADYRYKLLRTPVAYASLGLGLNVFDARIDIRSQSGLNNAQEELTAPIPTLGASAGVSLPLTGLSVNGDLSGIGYGGNRYINADANVDYSPLPFVGIKAGYRYRELKFDVSDTKADIRLKGPYVAAYVGF
- the gatC gene encoding Asp-tRNA(Asn)/Glu-tRNA(Gln) amidotransferase subunit GatC; amino-acid sequence: MSLDQKTVEHVAHLARLELAPADVAAMTAQLESILGMIAEMQAIHTEGVSPMAHPLDLSQRLRPDEVTNADEREKLMATAPNQAAGLYLVPKVIE